AAGATTTTTTTATTAATGATAGTATTATTAAAAAAATAGAACCTATACAAGAAATTATGGCTTTCTCTAAGACCATAGAAAAAAAAGTTTTTTTACATTATAATAATCATGAATATTTTGTCCTTTTAAAAGGGGTGGATGTAGGATATGAAAAAGTAATGAAAAAATTTATAAAAAAAAATTTAAAAAATAATAAGTTTGATTATTTAAATGTATATATAGGGTGGTCTTATATATTGGATCCCCTGTTATTATATCACATAATAAATACGCCTTTACAGATACTTTTTTTTGATTCTAAAAAAGATGAAAAAAATACTTTATTTTTTATGAAAAAAAAAGTTTGTGTGAAAGGAATTTTTCATTTTAGCCCTAAAATGGACATAAAATATTTATTTTGTGATTTATATGAACTACAGAATGTAATAAAAAAAAAAGGGTTTCAAACCTTAGAAATTAAGGTTTATGATCAAGTAAACATAGATAATTTAAAAAATATTTTAATGAAAAAACTCGGTTCAAAATTTAATATAATAACACGTGTAGAAAGAGAAAAAAGTTTTCATAAAGTTCTGAACACAGAAAAAATATTTATATATTTTTTGTTTATTTTAATAACATTAATCACTGGATTTAATTTATTTAGTGCTATTTATATTTTACAACTAGATAAATTAAAAGAAATTTTTACATTATGGAGTATGGGCTTTTCTTTATATAGAATCAAGATGATATTTTTTTATATAGGATTTATGATTACTACTTTTGGTTGTTTAAGTGGTTTATTTATATCTTATATTATTTCTTTGATACAAGAAAAATATAAAATATTTAAAATAGAAAAAAAAATACCTTTTCCTGTTAAAATTACAATAGAAGATTCTTATATGGTTGTATGTGTGATTTTAATAATAGGATCAATTATATCTTTTTATTCTTTAAAAAGAATTAATAATATGATTTATTACAAATAATATGTTTTTAGAGCTTCGGATGCTTCTACGTTAGAAAATATCTCTTTTGCTTCTTTTTCAAATTCTTTAATATTAGGAAATCTATTTGAATAATGTCCCAATAATAATTTTTTGACTTTAGCTTTTTTAGCTATATGTGCGGCCTGATTTGCTGTAGAATGTCCTGTGTGAATAGCTCTATTTTCTTCCGTTTTTAGAAATGTGGATTCATGATATAATAAGTCTACATATTTTATATGCTCAACTATAGGTAAGTAAAAAGAAGTGTCTGAACAAAAAGCATAAGATAATATTTTAGGAGGATCAAATGTTAATTTTTTATTAGGAATAATTTGACCATCATTAGTTTTAAAATCTTTTCCTAATTTTAAGTTCTGATAGTTTACGATTTTAATATCG
This DNA window, taken from Blattabacterium sp. (Nauphoeta cinerea), encodes the following:
- a CDS encoding ABC transporter permease, encoding MNTYFYISIRYFFSKKKTNLVNIIVFLSILSIGVSAFSLSTILFVFSGLENLNEKFHQTHYPDITISCFNEKDFFINDSIIKKIEPIQEIMAFSKTIEKKVFLHYNNHEYFVLLKGVDVGYEKVMKKFIKKNLKNNKFDYLNVYIGWSYILDPLLLYHIINTPLQILFFDSKKDEKNTLFFMKKKVCVKGIFHFSPKMDIKYLFCDLYELQNVIKKKGFQTLEIKVYDQVNIDNLKNILMKKLGSKFNIITRVEREKSFHKVLNTEKIFIYFLFILITLITGFNLFSAIYILQLDKLKEIFTLWSMGFSLYRIKMIFFYIGFMITTFGCLSGLFISYIISLIQEKYKIFKIEKKIPFPVKITIEDSYMVVCVILIIGSIISFYSLKRINNMIYYK